A stretch of Porites lutea chromosome 5, jaPorLute2.1, whole genome shotgun sequence DNA encodes these proteins:
- the LOC140938820 gene encoding swi5-dependent recombination DNA repair protein 1 homolog, which produces MLQPKTPTTTETTASTTPKSISALGRRSCGLRRPSTPFVSPVMKRPYEGSSKEIYNTPKRSKQDYGNTSLKAPMDLCSKKGDQNEHSHELLARKRELTKIIQTKEESLRKLKLVKMYRNKNDLTQLQSLIDKWRTVSQEAAERLLGKIHMDPQPTMGQLLSNLQVDKELIHYSEDDESFY; this is translated from the exons ATGCTTCAACCCAAGACACCCACAACTACAGAGACCACAGCTTCCACAACTCCTAAG AGTATATCAGCTCTTGGTAGAAGGTCATGTGGACTGCGAAGGCCATCAACTCCATTTGTGTCACCTGTGATGAAACGTCCCTATGAGGGGAGTAGCAAG GAAATTTATAATACACCTAAAAGAAGCAAGCAAGATTATGGAAACACTTCGTTAAAGGCACCAATGGACTTGTGTTCTAAGAAAGGCGATCAAAATGAACATTCACATGAGTTACTTGCAAGAAAAAGAGAGTTAACAAAAATCATCCAAACAAAGGAGGAATCTTTGAGAAAACTTAAACTTGTCAAGATGTATAGGAATAAG aaTGACCTGACCCAGCTTCAATCTCTTATAGACAAGTGGCGGACAGTGAGTCAAGAAGCCGCTGAAAGACTGTTGGGCAAAATACACATGGATCCTCAGCCCACCATGGGACAACTGTTATCAAACCTGCAGGTTGATAAAGAACTTATTCACTACTCCGAAGACGATGAAAGTTTCTACTGA
- the LOC140936808 gene encoding GTP-binding protein Rit2-like isoform X1 → MHPTTASFLGGLRIYKIVLLGEGGVGKSAVTMQFVSHCFLDYHDPTIEDAYQRQAVIDGESGLLDILDTAGQQEFTSMREQYMRSGEGFIIMYSITDRQSFREASQAKKQIERVRRCDDIPMVLVANKIDLESKREVTTEEGQALAQEFDCAFFETSAALRHFVDDVFHSLVRQIRRKERLGTKSAQKDKKHRKRAGTILQNLFRRQKKTA, encoded by the exons ATGCATCCAACGACTGCCTCGTTTCTTGGTGGTCTTCGCATTTACAAAATTGTGTTACTTGGCGAAGGAGGAGTTGGCAAATCAG ctgtAACAATGCAATTTGTGTCCCATTGTTTTTTGGATTACCATGATCCTACTATAG AGGATGCATATCAACGTCAAGCTGTTATTGATGGTGAATCAGGGCTGCTGGACATTTTGGATACCGCTGGACAA CAAGAGTTTACATCTATGAGAGAACAGTACATGCGAAGTGGTGAGGGATTTATCATAATGTACTCCATAACAGATAGACAAAGTTTTAGAGAGGCTTCACAAGCCAAAAAACAAATTGAGCGTGTGCGACGATGTGATGACATACCCATGGTTCTTGTTGCGAACAAAATTGATTTGGAAAGTAAACGAGAAGTCACAACAGAAGAAGGGCAAGCACTCGCTCAGGAGTTTGACTGTGCATTTTTTGAAACATCTGCTGCCTTACGGCATTTTGTGGACGATGTTTTTCACAGTTTAGTACGACAGATAAGGAGAAAGGAAAGACTTGGGACAAAGTCAGCTCAAAAGGACAAAAAACACCGCAAGAGAGCAGGAACTATTCTGCAAAACCTATTCAGGCGCCAAAAGAAAACAGCGTAA
- the LOC140936808 gene encoding GTP-binding protein Rit1-like isoform X2, with amino-acid sequence MQFVSHCFLDYHDPTIEDAYQRQAVIDGESGLLDILDTAGQQEFTSMREQYMRSGEGFIIMYSITDRQSFREASQAKKQIERVRRCDDIPMVLVANKIDLESKREVTTEEGQALAQEFDCAFFETSAALRHFVDDVFHSLVRQIRRKERLGTKSAQKDKKHRKRAGTILQNLFRRQKKTA; translated from the exons ATGCAATTTGTGTCCCATTGTTTTTTGGATTACCATGATCCTACTATAG AGGATGCATATCAACGTCAAGCTGTTATTGATGGTGAATCAGGGCTGCTGGACATTTTGGATACCGCTGGACAA CAAGAGTTTACATCTATGAGAGAACAGTACATGCGAAGTGGTGAGGGATTTATCATAATGTACTCCATAACAGATAGACAAAGTTTTAGAGAGGCTTCACAAGCCAAAAAACAAATTGAGCGTGTGCGACGATGTGATGACATACCCATGGTTCTTGTTGCGAACAAAATTGATTTGGAAAGTAAACGAGAAGTCACAACAGAAGAAGGGCAAGCACTCGCTCAGGAGTTTGACTGTGCATTTTTTGAAACATCTGCTGCCTTACGGCATTTTGTGGACGATGTTTTTCACAGTTTAGTACGACAGATAAGGAGAAAGGAAAGACTTGGGACAAAGTCAGCTCAAAAGGACAAAAAACACCGCAAGAGAGCAGGAACTATTCTGCAAAACCTATTCAGGCGCCAAAAGAAAACAGCGTAA
- the LOC140938819 gene encoding uncharacterized protein C3orf38 homolog, which yields MLSDREKEGCKTILNKLPQKDLLTLTDTVTNRVVTPENTQEAVDAIITYSHTAGQLLRRKKVKREHIYQYLAENGVVEPGSSDKPTLIRRLLLYWGSSQEDSDNENENESEKLADNGEELRTTSSNPSGTVSCNSSFDTNVNGQQLAEYFIPWFYKILNTFNTSTDGTSPEWGPQHFWADARASVLMVSDGQEHDECQGALAVSEKFRELVCKEKLLFNANVGGAKGQIDAYGLVKISVGGTVHRFSSCLGIFEQSFGLIRDPQMQNNWKIKFTDLKLKAHGVEGESRKAIT from the exons ATGTTATCCGACAGAGAAAAAGAAGGGTGCAAAACCATCTTGAACAAACTTCCTCAAAAGGACTTGCTAACTCTAACAGATACAGTGACGAACCGAGTAGTAACTCCTGAAAATACCCAAG AGGCAGTGGATGCCATAATAACATACAGTCATACTGCAGGTCAATTGCTGAGAAGGAAAAAGGTCAAACGTGAACACATTTACCAATaccttgctgaaaatggtgttGTTGAACCTGGTTCATCAGACAAGCCAACTCTGATAAGAAGATTGCTTCTGTATTGGGGCAGTTCCCAAGAG GACAGTGACAACGAAAATGAGAACGAAAGTGAAAAATTGGCGGATAATGGAGAAGAACTTAGAACAACATCGTCAAATCCTTCAGGGACAGTCTCTTGTAATTCCTCTTTTGATACTAATGTTAATGGCCAACAGTTGGCAGAATATTTTATACCCTGGTTCTACAAAATCCTGAACACTTTTAATACTTCAACGGATGGAACGTCTCCAGAATGGGGTCCGCAGCATTTTTGGGCAGATGCTCGAGCTTCTGTTCTGATGGTGTCGGATGGACAAGAGCATGACGAATGTCAAGGAGCGTTGGCAGTCAGTGAAAAGTTCCGTGAACTGGTCTGCAAAGAAAAACTACTCTTTAATGCCAACGTTGGTGGGGCAAAGGGTCAGATAGATGCTTATGGACTTGTAAAAATCTCAGTTGGAGGGACTGTGCATAGATTTTCCAGTTGCCTGGGCATTTTCGAACAATCATTTGGACTCATTCGAGACCCTCAAATGCAGAATAACTGGAAAATAAAGTTTACTGATTTGAAGTTAAAGGCGCATGGCGTGGAGGGTGAAAGTAGAAAGGCGATTACATAA